One window of the Flavobacteriaceae bacterium YJPT1-3 genome contains the following:
- a CDS encoding bifunctional nuclease family protein, with product MSLVRLNIKGISYSQTQNGAYALILSEVEGERKLPVVIGAFEAQSIAIALEKEIRPPRPLTHDLFKNFADRFQIVIKQVIIHKLVDGVFYSSIICERDQIEEIIDARTSDAISLALRFDAPIFTYKNILDKAGIYLKGQESNEDDEKQEDLLVEELLMEEEGSGSDLKKLSLQELNAQLDQAVANEDYEKAAKIRDEISKRN from the coding sequence ATGAGTCTTGTGCGCCTAAATATAAAAGGAATATCCTACAGTCAGACCCAAAACGGGGCCTACGCGCTGATCCTGAGCGAGGTAGAAGGCGAGCGTAAGCTGCCTGTGGTTATCGGTGCCTTTGAAGCCCAATCCATCGCGATCGCACTGGAAAAGGAGATCAGACCCCCACGACCATTGACGCATGACCTGTTTAAGAATTTTGCCGATCGCTTTCAGATCGTGATCAAACAAGTGATCATTCATAAGTTAGTGGATGGGGTGTTCTATTCAAGCATCATTTGTGAACGTGATCAAATTGAAGAGATCATTGATGCCCGCACCAGTGACGCCATCTCTCTGGCTTTGCGCTTTGACGCGCCCATCTTCACCTATAAGAACATCTTAGATAAGGCCGGAATCTACCTTAAAGGTCAAGAGAGCAATGAGGATGACGAAAAACAGGAAGACCTGTTGGTAGAAGAACTTTTGATGGAAGAAGAAGGTAGTGGCAGTGATCTTAAGAAATTATCCCTTCAGGAACTCAATGCACAACTCGATCAGGCCGTGGCTAATGAAGACTACGAAAAAGCGGCTAAAATACGTGATGAGATCTCAAAACGTAATTAA
- a CDS encoding nucleoside transporter C-terminal domain-containing protein has product MRLTLLLAFFFSTATSLGQELENTWISETSSSSSIAELRLENGRFSYDLKTQDSITYSGDYLKQDQLLVFFHSSPTDSISRFRIDTLSAASLILRDGTQELPFNAASGLPLVDAPAESLESPSIVPSQGFSLESLWRGVLGMISLLLLAFLFSSNRRAINWRTVGLGLAFQLIIAIGVLKVPFIESIFDFVGSIFVKVLEFTLAGSDFLFQGLVSDTSTFGYIFAFQVLPTILFFSALTSVLYYFGIIQKVVKAFGWLLSRLLKISGAESLSVAGNIFLGQTEAPLLIKAYLEKMNKSEILLVMIGGMATVAGAVLAAYIGFLGGDDPALRLVFAKHLLAASVMAAPGAIVISKILYPQTEEVNTDVKVSSDKIGANVLDAIANGTTEGLRLAVNVGAMLLVFVAFIAMVNGILNGIASFDGITISSMNIQWEFTSLNTVIAEHTDYDSLSLEFILGYTFAPLMWLIGVAEEDMMMMGQLLGIKLAASEFVGYIQLADLKNTANAVHLNYEKSIIMATYMLCGFANFASIGIQIGGIGSLAPGQRTQLSRFGLKALIGGSIASLISATIAGMIIG; this is encoded by the coding sequence ATGCGTCTAACCTTACTTCTTGCCTTTTTTTTTAGTACGGCAACCTCCCTCGGACAAGAATTAGAAAATACCTGGATCAGTGAAACCTCCTCCAGTAGTTCCATAGCAGAACTAAGACTGGAGAACGGACGCTTTTCCTACGACCTAAAAACCCAGGACAGCATAACCTATTCGGGCGATTACCTAAAACAAGATCAACTCCTGGTTTTTTTTCATAGCAGTCCGACGGACAGCATCAGTCGATTCCGCATCGATACCTTGAGTGCTGCCTCCCTCATCTTGCGCGACGGCACCCAAGAGCTCCCCTTTAATGCAGCCAGCGGGCTACCTTTGGTGGATGCACCGGCCGAGTCTTTAGAAAGTCCAAGTATCGTTCCTTCACAAGGCTTTTCTCTGGAAAGTCTTTGGCGCGGGGTGCTGGGCATGATCTCCTTACTATTGCTGGCATTTCTCTTCAGTTCCAATCGGAGAGCGATCAATTGGCGCACCGTAGGCCTGGGTCTGGCTTTTCAATTGATCATCGCTATTGGTGTGCTTAAGGTTCCCTTTATTGAAAGCATTTTCGATTTTGTAGGCAGCATCTTTGTAAAGGTTTTAGAATTTACATTAGCGGGCAGCGACTTCTTGTTTCAGGGATTGGTGAGTGACACCAGTACCTTTGGCTATATTTTTGCCTTTCAGGTACTTCCAACCATCTTGTTCTTTTCTGCGCTGACCTCTGTGCTTTACTACTTTGGTATCATTCAAAAGGTGGTGAAGGCCTTTGGCTGGTTGCTGTCCAGACTATTAAAGATCTCGGGAGCTGAAAGTTTGAGCGTAGCCGGAAACATCTTTTTGGGGCAAACAGAAGCCCCGCTGCTCATCAAGGCCTATCTGGAAAAGATGAACAAATCGGAAATCCTACTGGTCATGATCGGTGGGATGGCCACCGTAGCCGGAGCCGTATTGGCCGCATACATCGGATTTTTAGGGGGTGACGATCCGGCCCTACGCCTCGTATTTGCCAAACACCTTTTAGCGGCTTCAGTCATGGCGGCTCCGGGAGCAATCGTAATTTCTAAGATCTTATACCCCCAGACCGAAGAAGTAAATACCGATGTGAAAGTCTCTTCAGATAAAATTGGGGCCAATGTGTTGGATGCTATCGCAAACGGAACTACGGAAGGCCTCCGACTGGCCGTCAATGTTGGAGCCATGCTTCTCGTATTCGTGGCCTTTATCGCCATGGTCAATGGAATTTTAAACGGGATAGCCAGTTTTGATGGAATTACGATAAGCTCCATGAACATCCAATGGGAGTTCACTTCGCTTAATACCGTAATTGCTGAGCATACCGACTATGACAGCTTATCGCTTGAGTTTATTCTGGGCTATACTTTTGCCCCGTTAATGTGGTTGATAGGTGTGGCTGAGGAAGACATGATGATGATGGGCCAACTCTTAGGAATCAAACTTGCGGCCAGCGAATTTGTAGGCTACATCCAATTAGCCGATTTAAAAAATACGGCCAATGCGGTGCATTTGAATTATGAGAAATCCATCATCATGGCGACCTATATGCTCTGTGGCTTCGCCAATTTTGCTTCCATCGGAATTCAGATAGGAGGGATAGGCTCCCTGGCTCCGGGCCAACGTACGCAGCTTTCCCGTTTTGGCTTGAAAGCCCTCATTGGCGGTTCCATTGCTTCCCTGATATCTGCCACCATCGCCGGAATGATCATCGGATAG